From Erinaceus europaeus chromosome 9, mEriEur2.1, whole genome shotgun sequence, one genomic window encodes:
- the LOC103110604 gene encoding fetuin-B-like translates to MGLLLPLILCALAACYEARSPVGLPPPPLPPNLRLVPRGCNDSDVLAVSGFALEDINKDRKDGYVLSLNRVSDAREHRQADLGSLFYLTLDVLETGCHVLSKKSWKDCGARILHESVYGQCKALFYINKPRRILYTHAYNCTLRPVSRRSIHHMCPDCPSPSPIDMSDPNVMEAVTKSLEKYNNESALKQYSLVKVTKASSQWVFGPGYFVEYLIRESTCTKRMIVCTLQMTYSEPVALCKGSLSKRGGKEFVSVSCDFFESQDSPPGVESSSTNQKPTDLPEVKDLQKESSASTDSPPKAAQKGSVQRLPDLDDEKPKDSEVAGPVEVFPVHLDLTANPSGEPLDISFLFMGPEKKVIDVLPFPEKDRRSSECPGPAQHTNKLILPP, encoded by the exons ATGGGTCTGCTCCTACCCCTCATACTCTGTGCCCTGGCTGCATGTTATGAGGCAAGGTCTCCAGTGGGCCTGCCACCGCCACCACTGCCCCCAAATTTGCGTTTAGTTCCCCGGGGTTGCAATGACTCTGATGTGCTGGCAGTGTCAGGCTTTGCCCTGGAGGACatcaacaaggacagaaaggatgGCTATGTGCTGAGTCTCAACCGAGTGAGCGATGCCCGTGAACACAGACAG GCTGACCTGGGATCTCTGTTCTACCTCACCTTGGATGTGTTAGAGACTGGGTGCCATGTGCTCAGCAAGAAGTCCTGGAAGGATTGCGGGGCAAGGATACTGCATGAATCA GTTTATGGTCAATGCAAAGCACTGTTTTACATTAATAAGCCAAGAAGAATTCTCTATACACACGCTTATAACTGTACTCTTCGGCCAG TTTCTCGAAGAAGCATTCATCACATGTGTCCTGACTGCCCTAGTCCCAGTCCCATTGACATGTCAGATCCCAATGTTATGGAAGCTGTCACTAAATCTCTTGAAAAATACAACAATGAGAGTGCCCTGAAGCAGTATTCTCTCGTCAAAGTCACCAAAGCTTCTAGCCAG TGGGTGTTTGGCCCTGGATATTTTGTGGAATACTTAATTAGAGAGTCAACATGTACCAAACGCATGATCGTCTGCACACTTCAGATGACTTACTCTGAG ccTGTTGCTCTTTGCAAAGGTTCCCTAAGTAAACGTGGAGGAAAAGAGTTTGTCTCTGTGAGTTGTGACTTCTTTGAATCACAG GATTCTCCTCCTGGGGTTGAAAGTTCTTCCACAAaccagaaacctacagacctaccTGAAGTGAAAGATCTCCAGAAGGAAAGCTCAGCTAGCACAGATTCACCCCCCAAAGCAGCGCAAAAGGGATCTGTCCAGCGCCTTCCTGACTTGGACGATGAGAAGCCCAAGGACTCCGAGGTGGCAGGCCCTGTAGAGGTCTTTCCTGTGCATCTGGATCTAACCGCTAATCCCAGTGGAGAACCCTTAGATATCTCCTTCTTGTTCATGGGGCCCGAGAAGAAGGTAATAGATGTCCTACCTTTCCCAGAAAAGGACAGACGCTCTTCTGAATGCCCAGGACCAGCCCAGCACACCAATAAGCTCATTCTACCCCCATGA